Genomic window (Deltaproteobacteria bacterium):
CCCGGCCCGGCCTACGCCGCGGCCTTCGCGGGCTCGACCGATCAGGACGACTACCGCTGGGGCAAGCTGCACCGGATCGTGCTGCCCCACCCGCTCGGCGGCTCGTCGTCGATTCCGCCGGCGGGCGGCTTCGTCGACCTCGCGCCGACGCTTCCGGGACTCGCTCGCGACGGGACCTGGGATTCCGTCAACGTCGCGGCGGGCCCGGGCCTGCCGGACGGCGCCAACGAGTGGCTCAGCACGGGGAACCTTCCTCTCGCGAGCTTCCGGCACGTGCATGCGCTGCTGCGCGCGCCGCGATCGGGATCGAGGGTGCGCGGATACGCCGCGCTTGCCGGGAGAGCGTCGGAGGATCCTGGGGATCCGCTCTACGCCTCGCAGCTCCCGCTGTGGCTCACCGTCGACTACCACCCCGTCCCGATGTCCCATCCCCAGGTCCGCGCGGCGGCGAAGCGGGTGGAGCTCTTCGTGCCGGCGCCGTGATCCCACGTGCGCAGCCGCCTCAGCCGCCGCCGAAGGCCGCGCGGGCGATGCCGGGGCGGGAGGCGGCGAGGAGGAGGTCGCCGCCGGTCTCGCTGAGGTCGCCGAGGCGGGCGGCGAGGGCGTCGGCGCGCAGCTGGGTCCTGGTCAGGTGCACGGCGTGTACCATCGCCGCATGCGAGGAGCCCGGACGCTCTGGCTGCCGTGGGCTGTGGCGTTCGCCACGGTCCTCGCGTTGCTGGCGCTGCCCGCCTTCCTCGCGCAGCGGGCGCAGCCGTGGTACGAGGCCCAGATCGCGGTGGCGCGCTTCACGCTGGCGATCCTCGCGCTCGTCGCCGCCGTCGGCACCTTCGCGCTGCGCGAGTCGCTCGTCCTGCGCGACGTGCGAGAGGGCCGGCTCGACCCGGCGACGCCGGCCGGGATGGCTCGGCTGCGGGTGCGCTTCCTCGCGCTCTGGGCGCTGTGCGCGGCGGTCGGCGCGCTCGGAGGCGTGCTCGCGTACGGCTCGGGCCAGCCCGCGCGTGGCTGGCCGTACCTGATCGGCGCCGCCGTCCTCCTCGTGCTGCACGCGCCCTGGGCGGGCTTCCTGCGCCGCGTTCGCGTGGGAGATGCGGGCGCCAGCTAGCGCCTGCGCGGCAGCGCGCTTCCCGACGCGAGCCCGGGGTCCAGCCGGCCCAGGCCGCGCCGGCCGGGCAGTCTCCACCCGGGGCCGGAGCGGCACGGGATCTGCAAAAGGCTCCATCCAAGGCCCCGCAGCGGCCCGGTCGCGTCGTCGCTGGGACGGAGGGCCACAGGCGGGACAGGAAGGGCCGCATGACCGAGTTCACGCCGGGATCCGCGCTCGCCGGAGGGGCCTTGATCGGCGCGGCGTCGGGGTGGCTGCTCCTCGCCGACGGTAGGATCGCCGGCGTGTCGGGCATCCTCGGCGGCGCGCTCGGGCCGGCCGCGGCCGGCGAGCGGCGCTGGCGGGTCGCGTTCCTGCTCGGCCTGCCGGCGGGCTTCCTGCTGCACGCCTGGGTCGCGGGCGCGCCGGCGCCGGTGCAGATCGAGTCGCCGCTGCTCGTGCTCGTGGCGGCGGGGCTGCTGGTCGGGTTCGGCACGCGGCTCGGAAGCGGCTGCACGAGCGGCCACGGGATCTGCGGCGTCGCGCGCGCGTCGCCGCGCTCGCTGGCCGCGACCGCGACGTTCCTGGCGTCCGGCTTCGCGACGGTGTTCGCGTGGCGGCACCTGCTGGGTGGCGGGTCGTGATCCGCGTCGCAGCCGCAGCGGCGGCCGGCGTCGTCTTCGGCGTCGGGCTCGCAATCTCGGAGATGGTGAACCCGGCCAAGGTTCTCGCCTTCCTCGACCTCGCCGGGCACTGGGATCCGAGCCTCGCGCTCGTGATGGGCGGAGGGCTCGTGGTCGCCGCGCCGGCCTTCGCGTGGGCGCGCCGGGCTTCGGCGCGCCCGCTGTTCGCGGACGGCTTCCAGATCCCCGAGCGGGGCGCGATCGATGGGCGCCTGCTCGGCGGCGCGGCGATCTTCGGTGTCGGATGGGGGCTCGGCGGGCTGTGCCCGGGGCCCGCGCTCGCCGGCCTCGCCGCGGGCGAGCCGCGCCTGTGGATCTTCGTCCTGGCCATGGCGGCCGGCGCCCTCGTGCACGACGGCTGGGTCGCCGCGCGGAGCCGACCGTGAGGCTCCAGCCCTTCCACGACCCGCGTACCGCGACGCTCAGCTACGTCGTCGCGGACGAGGAGAGCCGTGTCGCGCCGGTGATCGAAGCCGTCGCCGGCTTCGACCCGCGCACCGCCCGGCTCTCGCACGTGTCCTGCGAGGCGATGGCGCGCTGGATCGACGAGCAACGGCTCGCGGTGCCGTAGGTCCGCGACACCCAAGCCCAAGCCGGCCACCTCTCCGGCATGCCGTACCTCCGCGAGCGCTCCGGCGGGCGGGGCGCGATCGGATGGTCAGGTGCTCCCGTCCCGCGCGCTCTCCCCCGGTCCGCCGGGGGGATTGCATTGGTAGTGAGTGTTCACTATAAGTCCTCCCCGACGCAGGGAGAGGCGACGTGGCGCGGCGCGCGGGCGAAGAGGCGACCTCGCAGGCCCCGGAACGGGAGGGCCGAAGGCCCGGCGCGCCGCCCGACGCGCGGCTCCCGGGCGCCGGGAGCGGATCCTCGCGAGCGCCGGCTCCGTCTTCGCGACGACCCCGAGATCGGCCGCGCCGTGAGCGGGATCGGCCTTCTCCCTCGACCTCGTCCACATGCTCGGGATCGGCGGCGAGCCCGATCGCACGAAGCTCGAAGGCTGGGGCTCGCTCGACCTCGACCCGGTCGCGGGCCGTCCCGCGAGGGAGCGGACATGACGCAGGTTCTCCCCGGCGAAGCGGAGCAGAAGGAGATCGTTCGCCGCTGCTGGTACTCGCACGACGGCCACTGGTTCCAGAGCGCCGCCGCCGAGCTCGGCATGGAGATGGCGAACCAGCTCAACCGCCGCGCGCTCCGCGCGCAGGGCGCCAGCGAGGCGCGGCGGCTGCGCAAGGCGCTCGGCATGCGAGAGATCTGCGGGCTCGACGATTTCCTTCGCCTCTTCGATGCGCTCGCGAGCGTCCTCGTTCCTCCGCCGACAGCCGTCCGGCTCGAGCGGCCGGGAGATCGCTCCTACGCGATCCACGTCGATCGCTGCTTCGTCCACGAGAGCGTCGTCCGGGCGGGAAACCCCGAGTCGTACCAGTGCGCCGTCTTCGACCGCATCGCCGGCTGGCACGACGGCGCGGGGCTTCCGCTCGCCAGCGAGCCGCCGGGCCTTCGCTGCGCGAAGGCCATGGGCGGCGTGTGCCACCGAACCCTCCAGCTCCGATAGGATCGTCATGTCGCTTCGGGCATCGGAAGCGTTCGAGATCCCGCGCGGCACCCTCGCGCGCTTCGTCGCCGAGGAGGTGAGGCCGCCAGGGTGCCACCATCCTGGCAGTGGCTCCGTCTCGCTGCCGCCGCATGGACGTGGGTGCGCAGGCGCGGCAGGTAGCGCCCGCCGCCGCCAGGCGGTCCTGGCGCGGCGCGCGCCTGTCGATTTCGCGACACGCGCTCGCTCCCCACCGGCGCTCCTCCAGCATCCGAGAGCCCCACGAGCGGCGTCGCTCGGCCGGGCGGTAGACGAATGGTCGTCCCATGGAACGATTCGACCTGGTGTCACGAGGAGTGGAGCAGATGCGGATGAAGCATTGGCTGTCGAGTGCAGCGGTCGTGGGTCTGGTCGCGTCCAGTGCAGCCGGCGCGGCGACGATCACGGGTCTCTATTACGTCGCAGGCAGCGAGCTGCGCGCGGTCCCTTTCGACGGAACCGAGTTCACCTCGAGCGAAGCGGTCGTGCTCGAATCGCTGGATCCGAGCTGGAGCGGCCTCAGCTACGACGC
Coding sequences:
- a CDS encoding YeeE/YedE family protein; the protein is MRVAAAAAAGVVFGVGLAISEMVNPAKVLAFLDLAGHWDPSLALVMGGGLVVAAPAFAWARRASARPLFADGFQIPERGAIDGRLLGGAAIFGVGWGLGGLCPGPALAGLAAGEPRLWIFVLAMAAGALVHDGWVAARSRP
- a CDS encoding YeeE/YedE thiosulfate transporter family protein → MTEFTPGSALAGGALIGAASGWLLLADGRIAGVSGILGGALGPAAAGERRWRVAFLLGLPAGFLLHAWVAGAPAPVQIESPLLVLVAAGLLVGFGTRLGSGCTSGHGICGVARASPRSLAATATFLASGFATVFAWRHLLGGGS
- a CDS encoding DUF6125 family protein, encoding MTQVLPGEAEQKEIVRRCWYSHDGHWFQSAAAELGMEMANQLNRRALRAQGASEARRLRKALGMREICGLDDFLRLFDALASVLVPPPTAVRLERPGDRSYAIHVDRCFVHESVVRAGNPESYQCAVFDRIAGWHDGAGLPLASEPPGLRCAKAMGGVCHRTLQLR